A part of Criblamydia sequanensis CRIB-18 genomic DNA contains:
- a CDS encoding cbb3-type cytochrome c oxidase subunit I: MIQERYNDLPAKLYIYPAVFFLWVGMAFGVFIAFNGFTYPDYFQGEYLHFGRVRPVHVGHVTLLWLLSVNVGLILYFVPRLCGVSLWNPTLGAVSAALWWTGLIIGIYSYPFGTNYGWEYAELPNWVSFIPVKTLFTAAWLMVVANVLMTIAKRRYEKMYVSLWYTMGTMIWTTFTYIIGSWLLYFVPGGISRVNLNFFYVHNLVGLIFTPMGLAIAYYALPKLSGRPIYSHRMSMIGFWSIAFVYAWIGTHHIIHGPMTQWLQSISIVFSIWLFIPVFTVVENLFFTLKSDWKKYVESAPIRFLMMGNIFYLLTCIQGPLMALRNVNEITSKTDWVIGHSHISLYATFTFFATAGIYQALPHLTGKPLFSNRMANWHFTLSLFGSLPFILPLWVGGFFQGMLWATWANGSTYAEFHNNLTQMTFVDTIAEMHPWWTMRLIGGVIILFANLIFVTNVFNTIILKPRISVHEPKQAAV; this comes from the coding sequence ATGATACAAGAAAGATACAATGATCTTCCGGCCAAACTCTACATTTATCCGGCTGTCTTTTTTCTATGGGTCGGGATGGCTTTTGGTGTATTTATAGCCTTTAATGGATTTACCTACCCTGACTATTTTCAGGGGGAATATTTGCATTTTGGAAGAGTTCGTCCGGTTCATGTAGGCCATGTCACCCTTCTTTGGCTTTTATCTGTCAACGTTGGTTTAATTCTGTATTTTGTTCCGAGGCTGTGCGGTGTTTCTCTTTGGAATCCCACTTTAGGGGCGGTTTCAGCAGCTCTTTGGTGGACGGGATTAATTATTGGCATATATTCTTATCCTTTTGGAACGAATTACGGCTGGGAATATGCCGAGCTTCCTAATTGGGTTTCATTTATTCCGGTAAAAACCCTGTTTACAGCAGCCTGGCTTATGGTGGTTGCAAACGTTCTTATGACCATCGCTAAAAGACGCTATGAAAAAATGTATGTTTCTCTTTGGTACACCATGGGGACGATGATTTGGACAACGTTTACCTATATTATCGGAAGCTGGCTTCTCTATTTTGTTCCAGGAGGGATCTCCAGGGTGAATTTAAACTTCTTTTACGTACACAATCTTGTAGGTTTGATATTCACCCCGATGGGCCTTGCCATCGCATATTATGCTCTTCCAAAACTATCAGGAAGACCTATTTATAGCCACCGTATGTCTATGATAGGTTTTTGGTCTATCGCCTTTGTTTACGCTTGGATTGGCACGCATCACATTATTCACGGCCCCATGACCCAGTGGCTCCAGAGTATATCCATCGTTTTTTCGATTTGGCTCTTTATTCCGGTTTTCACAGTCGTTGAAAATCTTTTTTTCACACTGAAAAGCGACTGGAAAAAATATGTGGAGAGCGCCCCCATCAGATTCCTTATGATGGGTAATATTTTTTACCTTCTGACTTGTATTCAAGGACCTTTAATGGCCTTAAGGAACGTGAATGAAATCACCTCTAAAACTGATTGGGTGATCGGCCACTCTCATATTTCATTATATGCAACATTTACTTTTTTTGCGACGGCCGGCATTTATCAAGCCCTTCCTCATTTAACCGGAAAGCCACTTTTCTCAAACCGTATGGCCAATTGGCATTTTACCTTGAGTTTGTTCGGGAGCTTGCCTTTTATCCTCCCTTTATGGGTCGGAGGTTTTTTTCAAGGGATGCTTTGGGCTACATGGGCAAATGGTTCTACTTATGCCGAATTCCATAATAATTTAACGCAAATGACATTTGTTGATACTATAGCTGAAATGCATCCTTGGTGGACCATGAGATTAATTGGCGGTGTTATTATTCTTTTCGCCAACTTAATTTTTGTAACCAATGTTTTCAATACGATTATCCTAAAACCCAGGATTTCTGTGCATGAACCAAAGCAGGCTGCCGTATGA
- a CDS encoding ClbS/DfsB family four-helix bundle protein encodes MQSTLIQDILHESDRLVKIITSIPPSDRHLKVIEGTGGKVSAADLLAYQIGWGKNLIRWYEEGVKGKDPEMPGNGFTTWDYVAIAKDFYQKYASNDQIKVFKQTVSRIIEIIQIEEPTGQLDQIGVWEWCTLVSGKKWPLRKWIQVNTVAPYKRAIQLIKKSGLT; translated from the coding sequence ATGCAGTCCACATTAATTCAAGATATTCTCCACGAAAGCGATCGTTTAGTAAAAATTATAACGAGTATCCCCCCTTCAGATAGGCATTTAAAGGTGATTGAAGGAACCGGTGGAAAGGTAAGCGCCGCTGATTTACTAGCCTATCAAATTGGCTGGGGTAAAAATTTGATTCGTTGGTACGAAGAGGGCGTTAAAGGCAAAGACCCCGAAATGCCAGGAAATGGATTCACCACCTGGGATTATGTGGCTATAGCCAAAGACTTCTATCAAAAGTATGCCTCAAATGACCAGATAAAAGTTTTTAAGCAAACTGTCTCAAGAATTATTGAAATTATTCAGATCGAAGAACCCACGGGTCAGCTAGATCAAATTGGGGTTTGGGAATGGTGTACGCTAGTTTCTGGAAAAAAGTGGCCCCTTCGTAAATGGATTCAAGTCAATACCGTAGCTCCCTATAAAAGAGCTATACAGCTTATAAAAAAGTCCGGATTAACTTAA
- a CDS encoding cbb3-type cytochrome c oxidase subunit II: MSDNPNFMSNVEKSALYTFIMAFLLFFSALLVVIIIPNYMTDPSWIEPSSIYQKQMYEISDPNVYISSSTKKTADIQTVYHLKEGFSLIAFQETDTIKILADDELSKFITKKEDPQLKLTSEILLLRNPSESLQAKTKEIKNELKDKWAADHSESDFPPDFLVFELYRPPAKEVFALGGSSVFLENWVDEGKFVLLNSEASHPYHKDHGVIYINNPIEYRVKRYKFGPDEGWTYHPEGNSISSLEELKSHELGFLSRKELIELGEHIYSIEGCWYCHTDQTRTLVQDTVLNGSESYPAPPSSPNEYIYQTITFPGTKRNGPDMSRVGVKRPSRDWHKSHFWSPKTESPGSIMPAFQHFFDNDPRGTNPTAIGVPNYKFEAIFQYLMTKGTRITPPTEAWWLGKDPVRTIDIIEGRGHLP; this comes from the coding sequence ATGAGTGATAATCCGAATTTTATGAGTAATGTTGAAAAATCGGCATTGTATACTTTTATAATGGCGTTTCTTCTCTTTTTTTCAGCTCTCTTAGTTGTTATTATTATCCCCAATTATATGACAGATCCAAGTTGGATAGAGCCTTCTAGCATCTATCAAAAACAGATGTATGAAATTTCTGACCCTAATGTCTACATTTCAAGTTCTACAAAAAAAACAGCGGACATACAGACTGTCTATCACTTGAAAGAGGGTTTTTCTTTAATTGCGTTTCAAGAGACCGATACAATAAAGATTTTAGCTGATGATGAGCTATCCAAATTTATCACAAAAAAAGAAGACCCTCAATTAAAGCTGACAAGCGAGATACTGCTATTAAGAAACCCGAGTGAAAGTCTGCAAGCCAAAACGAAAGAAATAAAAAATGAGCTAAAAGATAAATGGGCAGCAGATCATAGTGAAAGTGATTTCCCCCCCGATTTCCTTGTTTTTGAATTATATAGGCCTCCCGCTAAAGAAGTCTTTGCGCTAGGTGGCTCCTCAGTTTTCCTTGAAAACTGGGTGGATGAGGGTAAGTTTGTTCTTTTAAATAGCGAGGCCTCTCATCCATACCATAAGGATCATGGCGTAATCTATATTAATAACCCAATTGAGTACCGCGTTAAACGCTACAAATTTGGGCCGGATGAAGGCTGGACTTATCATCCCGAGGGAAATTCTATTTCCTCTTTAGAAGAATTAAAAAGCCATGAGCTAGGTTTTCTATCAAGAAAAGAGCTGATTGAACTTGGCGAGCATATTTACTCTATTGAAGGGTGCTGGTACTGCCATACTGACCAAACAAGAACCCTTGTTCAAGATACAGTTTTAAACGGTTCTGAATCCTACCCGGCTCCGCCATCCTCTCCTAATGAATACATTTATCAAACGATTACTTTTCCCGGCACAAAACGTAACGGCCCGGACATGTCAAGGGTTGGTGTAAAAAGGCCCAGTAGAGACTGGCATAAATCTCACTTTTGGTCTCCCAAAACAGAAAGTCCGGGATCTATTATGCCTGCGTTTCAACATTTTTTTGATAACGATCCTAGAGGAACTAACCCGACTGCCATCGGTGTTCCTAATTATAAGTTTGAAGCTATTTTTCAGTACTTGATGACAAAAGGCACAAGGATCACACCGCCGACTGAAGCTTGGTGGCTAGGTAAAGATCCGGTTCGAACGATCGATATCATTGAAGGAAGAGGGCATTTGCCATGA
- a CDS encoding uracil-DNA glycosylase produces the protein MFSGLDKSWLEVLKDEIEKPYLKELLNFVDKERLGNVPIYPKEEHVLNALNYTPYSKVRVVIVGQDPYHGPGQAHGLSFSVPEGIKEPPSLQNIFKELESDLGILKPKNGYLRKWAEQGVLLLNATLTVQEAKPLSHFGRGWELFTTAILSKVYEKNEPVVFILWGKNAVDKCLLAKEQSDKKEVKNHYLIKSAHPSPLSAYRGFFGSRPFSKTNEIFHELSRPLIDWRL, from the coding sequence ATATTTTCAGGACTCGACAAAAGTTGGCTTGAAGTTCTTAAAGACGAAATCGAAAAACCTTATCTCAAAGAATTACTTAACTTTGTCGACAAAGAACGTTTAGGGAATGTTCCTATTTATCCTAAGGAAGAGCATGTCTTAAACGCTCTTAATTATACCCCCTATTCCAAGGTTCGTGTCGTAATTGTCGGACAAGACCCCTATCATGGTCCCGGCCAAGCTCACGGGCTTTCTTTCAGCGTTCCCGAAGGAATAAAAGAGCCGCCTTCTCTTCAAAATATTTTTAAGGAGCTAGAAAGCGACCTTGGGATCTTAAAGCCTAAAAATGGTTATTTAAGGAAATGGGCCGAACAAGGCGTCCTTCTTCTTAATGCCACGCTTACAGTTCAAGAAGCAAAACCTCTATCCCATTTCGGGAGAGGATGGGAATTGTTTACAACTGCCATTCTTTCTAAAGTTTATGAAAAAAATGAGCCGGTCGTTTTTATTTTGTGGGGAAAAAACGCAGTGGATAAGTGTCTTCTTGCAAAAGAACAATCGGATAAAAAAGAAGTAAAGAACCATTATCTTATTAAATCAGCCCACCCTTCTCCCTTATCCGCTTATCGCGGATTCTTTGGTAGCCGCCCTTTCTCAAAAACCAATGAAATTTTTCATGAACTTTCTAGACCACTTATAGACTGGCGTTTATAA
- a CDS encoding RHS repeat-associated core domain-containing protein: MKKFICFLLVLTNISLFSENENDLIQQHSLINYEGLPSAIVAGCVNTVSGDFFESSTDIIIPGIEPFHIERNYSSSNYYLGAACWGWNFNHHGVVCEKQNLPGNTGIRDKYKTSLLIRSGEGAILDYESPTDQNLKIDPAMWKKGLTNSSGGTPSGKTNLGNHLCSFNEGWVLKTGAGETFEYKYNKHHCFYLSAYRKPNNFKYIYNYDNNVNISQVTLVSPKNEHLASLDFHFQKSGTNIFLPSGKKVRWNYTRLTNGGNKECAFISSVESDFALKIDYKYENYETLSGYKVHRIVEKSHSANQFTKINYYKEKKRDSNNLYNHNYAKVKEVIRPLGLMGEPCALYTFHYGFDKVLHNGVCDGLTTVKDALGRKNIYRYNNSHLEKIEQYKGFSGEYSLYRKKIMNFAKHGSFYAEGHLVGYGVIDDNNFGKVFTQYTYDNVGNVTKIKLYGNLTGSNFMPVEFDFYNIPTMNGVEIYEKSYIYSDDGLNNVLEEDDGKKKTCFSYYPGSSNCKAKYMIADGKIIERFFYEYDENGFLIKEVKDDGSSQDLESLTEVTERHIKLVHPTQIYPKGLPKEIIHYVYDFSLNQEVQQKKIVNTYSPDGFLTQEDVFDKEGNFAFSKKWEYDSRGRLISEIDAMGSSITYEYDNFNNLISKKGPLTENEIYYTYDHCNRLVKEELYFEPGNSLSRNYFYDKCSQKIGETDHFGNRTDFTYDEFGRLIKTELPEIPDIHGNLSRPTTRVEYDVLDAVNRTVDAIGGEKKTESNVRGKPYHQINPDGTEERNEYALDGTLIKSVDHLGNTYTFEHDYLGRIIKTTFSDCFGNKLKETSHKYNAFHLMSETDALGVETKYEYDFAGKIISKQKNLFKELYEYDALDRLHKIITYQNEIEAICQIKEYDLLDRVIEERTEALDGEDVLKKQFVYDALGRKIKDIQFGENGEEIIETTYNAFNEIVEIKTADGNKTKTFYNYNYQNAYGQHVLLVEIVDANGHIHRIEKNTLGQDAVLDRCNALNEVLYRNEYFYDGLGNVVKNIETSFLGDKSKTNITERQYDSAGRLISILESTQSNKKVKTEVIFNEKGLKEAVLKPSGLSFIYLYDDLGRSKEIRSSDGTIHTAFEYDLLDNPIRIVDLLNNSTTYREFDQENRLVKETLGNGLSTKYSYDYLGRITSLNLPDNSSVDYEYNAGQLSKITRCNSNHRQRYQYHVDKYDLSGRLIKESQPHLTLSYKYDKMGRLESTRSDNWSEELTYDRAGNIIQKETQIENSTYQENFSYDELYQLTEEKGSFTNTYKYDAFNNRLQKNDELYEINELNQIESKGDNSSYKYDLDGNLIYQMKGNDTFTYAYDALGRLTSYKNNQIEASYSYDPFNRRLSKTVKDSNGNIHYEKYLYCFDNEIGSFNSKGEISSFRVLKNPAAEDYKSTLAIEFESGFYATINDHKGCISYLVEMETGELASNIQYDAYGNQKILSSNIKCLPWGYSNKRLDLESGLIFFGRRYYDPEEGRWITKDPLGDYDGPNLYAYVKNQPLTIFDAYGYFGEYYFNNIDFLTDISQDYPSNSIMKMDCFTKAMNEAGPNNLVFLDYESILFEESKKPGMGYINSNGTFSREDSIEGISFKDRAITFINGINNTHADFMNTLDYLKECCEGYCISGVYNNCHGTILNLFECRLNTEYVETNPSKKLREHWDKRFDEIGPKGFILHYCHSQGAIHTRNALMSYPDELRKRIIVIAIAPAAFIDIKNCCYVQHYVSNDLVPNNDTPGYDMACRQGTVMELKSPWLIPVDHSFNSPTYWSAIKGAFRQFKSR, encoded by the coding sequence ATGAAAAAATTTATCTGTTTTTTGCTTGTTCTAACCAATATTTCCCTTTTTAGTGAAAATGAGAATGACCTCATCCAACAACACTCGTTAATTAATTATGAAGGGCTTCCTTCGGCAATTGTTGCGGGTTGCGTGAATACTGTTAGCGGCGATTTTTTTGAATCATCAACAGATATCATCATTCCGGGCATTGAACCTTTTCACATTGAAAGAAATTATTCTAGTTCTAATTACTATCTTGGGGCAGCATGCTGGGGATGGAATTTTAATCATCATGGTGTAGTTTGCGAAAAACAAAATCTTCCTGGCAATACTGGAATTAGAGACAAATATAAAACCTCTCTTCTCATTAGAAGCGGGGAGGGTGCTATTTTAGATTATGAATCACCAACGGATCAGAATTTAAAAATTGATCCAGCTATGTGGAAAAAAGGACTCACCAATAGCTCAGGAGGGACTCCAAGTGGAAAGACTAACCTAGGGAATCACCTTTGTTCATTTAATGAAGGTTGGGTATTAAAAACAGGTGCTGGCGAAACCTTCGAGTATAAATATAATAAGCATCATTGTTTTTATTTATCCGCTTATAGAAAACCAAATAATTTTAAATATATTTATAATTATGATAATAACGTAAATATCTCACAAGTTACCTTGGTTAGTCCTAAAAATGAACATCTTGCTTCTTTAGATTTTCATTTTCAAAAAAGTGGTACCAATATCTTTTTACCATCAGGAAAAAAAGTAAGATGGAATTATACACGGTTAACTAATGGTGGAAATAAAGAGTGTGCTTTTATTTCATCTGTTGAAAGTGATTTCGCCCTTAAAATTGACTATAAATATGAAAATTATGAAACTCTTTCCGGCTATAAAGTCCATCGAATCGTAGAAAAATCCCATTCAGCTAATCAATTTACAAAAATCAATTACTATAAAGAGAAAAAAAGAGATTCTAATAATCTCTACAATCACAATTATGCTAAAGTTAAAGAGGTGATTCGTCCTTTGGGTTTAATGGGAGAGCCTTGCGCTCTCTACACTTTCCATTATGGTTTTGATAAAGTTTTACATAATGGTGTTTGCGATGGTCTTACCACTGTAAAAGATGCCTTAGGACGCAAGAATATATATCGGTATAACAATTCCCATTTAGAAAAAATTGAACAATATAAAGGTTTTTCAGGTGAATATAGCCTCTATCGCAAAAAAATAATGAACTTTGCCAAACACGGTTCTTTTTATGCAGAAGGACATTTAGTTGGTTATGGAGTTATTGATGATAATAATTTTGGTAAAGTCTTCACCCAGTATACTTATGATAATGTCGGAAATGTAACCAAAATAAAACTTTACGGTAATTTAACAGGAAGCAATTTTATGCCTGTTGAATTTGATTTCTATAATATCCCTACAATGAATGGCGTAGAAATCTATGAAAAAAGCTATATTTATAGTGATGATGGACTAAATAATGTTTTAGAAGAGGATGACGGTAAGAAAAAAACTTGCTTTTCATATTACCCAGGAAGCTCTAACTGTAAAGCAAAGTACATGATAGCTGATGGAAAAATTATAGAGAGATTTTTTTATGAATACGACGAAAACGGCTTTTTAATTAAAGAAGTTAAAGATGATGGCTCCTCACAGGATTTAGAAAGTCTGACCGAAGTTACAGAAAGGCATATTAAGCTTGTGCACCCAACACAAATATATCCCAAAGGTTTGCCTAAAGAAATCATTCATTATGTTTATGACTTTTCACTAAATCAAGAAGTACAGCAGAAAAAAATTGTTAATACTTATTCACCCGATGGCTTTTTAACTCAGGAAGATGTTTTCGATAAAGAAGGGAATTTTGCTTTCTCTAAAAAATGGGAATATGATTCAAGAGGTCGTTTAATAAGTGAAATAGATGCAATGGGATCTTCAATCACTTATGAATATGATAACTTCAATAATCTTATCTCTAAGAAAGGACCTCTTACAGAAAATGAAATTTACTACACCTACGATCACTGCAATCGATTGGTAAAAGAAGAGCTTTATTTTGAACCCGGAAATAGCCTTTCACGAAATTATTTCTATGATAAATGCAGTCAAAAAATTGGTGAAACCGATCATTTTGGAAATAGAACAGACTTTACCTATGACGAATTTGGTAGATTAATTAAAACTGAACTTCCCGAAATTCCAGACATACACGGGAATTTAAGCAGGCCAACTACCCGCGTTGAATATGATGTTTTAGATGCCGTTAATCGTACTGTTGACGCCATTGGAGGTGAGAAAAAAACAGAAAGCAATGTTAGAGGAAAGCCTTATCATCAAATAAATCCTGATGGCACTGAAGAGCGAAATGAATATGCCCTTGATGGGACATTGATAAAGTCCGTTGATCATCTCGGTAACACCTATACGTTCGAACATGATTATCTTGGAAGAATTATAAAAACAACCTTTTCTGATTGTTTCGGAAACAAATTAAAAGAAACTTCTCACAAATACAACGCTTTCCATCTTATGTCTGAGACAGATGCGTTAGGTGTTGAGACTAAATATGAGTATGATTTTGCAGGCAAAATTATCTCAAAGCAAAAAAATCTATTTAAAGAACTTTATGAATATGATGCTCTTGATCGATTACATAAAATAATCACTTACCAAAATGAAATAGAAGCCATTTGTCAAATAAAAGAATACGATCTTTTAGACCGAGTTATAGAAGAGCGTACAGAAGCCTTAGACGGTGAAGATGTTTTAAAAAAACAATTTGTCTATGACGCTTTAGGAAGAAAAATTAAAGATATCCAGTTTGGTGAAAATGGAGAAGAAATAATTGAAACCACCTATAATGCCTTCAATGAAATTGTAGAAATTAAAACCGCTGATGGCAATAAAACTAAAACATTTTATAACTATAATTATCAAAATGCTTATGGACAACATGTGCTTCTTGTTGAAATTGTGGATGCCAATGGCCACATCCATCGAATTGAAAAAAATACCCTTGGACAAGATGCGGTTCTTGATAGATGCAACGCTCTAAATGAAGTTCTTTATCGAAACGAATATTTTTATGACGGGCTAGGAAATGTGGTTAAAAATATTGAAACAAGTTTTCTAGGCGATAAATCAAAAACTAATATCACTGAGCGGCAGTATGATTCTGCAGGACGTCTTATCTCAATTTTAGAATCTACTCAAAGTAACAAAAAAGTTAAAACTGAAGTTATCTTCAATGAAAAGGGCTTAAAAGAAGCTGTTTTAAAACCAAGCGGCCTGTCTTTTATCTATCTTTATGACGATTTAGGGCGTTCTAAAGAGATTCGATCTAGCGATGGAACGATTCATACAGCTTTTGAATATGATCTACTCGATAACCCCATTAGAATTGTTGATTTACTAAATAATTCTACAACTTATCGTGAGTTTGACCAAGAAAATCGGTTAGTAAAAGAAACTCTCGGTAATGGATTATCGACAAAATATAGTTATGACTATTTGGGTCGAATCACCAGCTTAAATCTTCCAGACAACTCCTCGGTCGACTACGAGTATAACGCAGGGCAACTATCTAAAATCACAAGATGCAACTCCAATCATCGCCAAAGATATCAGTATCATGTTGATAAATATGACCTTTCCGGCAGACTTATTAAAGAAAGCCAACCTCATCTGACACTAAGCTATAAGTACGATAAAATGGGTAGGCTTGAAAGCACAAGATCAGATAATTGGTCAGAAGAACTTACTTACGATAGAGCAGGTAATATAATCCAAAAAGAAACTCAGATTGAAAACAGTACTTATCAAGAAAATTTCTCTTATGATGAGCTCTATCAATTAACTGAGGAAAAAGGGTCTTTCACCAATACCTATAAGTATGATGCCTTTAATAATCGTCTTCAAAAAAATGATGAGCTTTATGAGATTAATGAATTAAATCAAATAGAATCTAAGGGAGATAACTCATCTTATAAGTACGATCTTGATGGTAACTTAATCTATCAAATGAAAGGCAATGACACTTTTACATACGCTTATGATGCTCTTGGCAGGTTAACTTCCTATAAAAATAATCAAATAGAAGCCTCTTATAGTTATGACCCTTTTAATCGAAGGCTTTCAAAAACAGTTAAAGATTCCAATGGAAACATCCATTATGAAAAATATTTATACTGTTTTGATAATGAAATTGGATCTTTTAACTCTAAAGGAGAAATATCTTCTTTTAGAGTTTTAAAGAACCCTGCAGCTGAAGATTATAAATCCACTCTAGCAATAGAGTTTGAATCAGGCTTTTACGCAACGATTAATGACCACAAAGGCTGCATAAGCTATCTTGTTGAAATGGAAACAGGAGAACTTGCAAGCAACATTCAATACGATGCCTACGGAAATCAAAAAATCCTCTCATCCAATATCAAATGCCTTCCTTGGGGTTACTCAAACAAACGCTTAGACCTTGAATCCGGACTTATATTCTTCGGTAGACGATACTATGACCCTGAAGAAGGCCGCTGGATAACCAAAGATCCCCTTGGAGACTATGACGGACCCAACCTCTATGCGTATGTCAAAAACCAGCCTTTGACCATCTTTGATGCCTACGGCTACTTTGGAGAATACTATTTTAATAATATAGATTTCTTAACTGATATTTCTCAAGATTACCCTTCTAACTCTATTATGAAGATGGATTGCTTTACCAAAGCAATGAATGAAGCAGGCCCTAATAATTTAGTTTTTCTTGATTATGAATCTATTCTTTTTGAGGAAAGCAAAAAACCAGGAATGGGGTACATAAATAGCAATGGAACATTTTCCAGAGAGGATTCAATTGAAGGTATATCCTTTAAAGATAGGGCTATTACTTTTATAAATGGAATTAATAATACACATGCTGATTTTATGAATACGTTGGACTATTTAAAGGAATGCTGTGAGGGTTATTGCATTTCTGGAGTATATAATAATTGTCATGGAACAATTTTAAATTTATTTGAATGTAGATTGAATACAGAATATGTTGAAACAAATCCTTCCAAAAAGCTTAGAGAACACTGGGATAAACGATTTGACGAAATAGGTCCTAAAGGTTTTATTTTACATTACTGTCATAGTCAAGGAGCTATTCATACTAGAAACGCATTAATGTCGTATCCTGACGAATTAAGAAAAAGAATTATTGTAATTGCAATAGCTCCCGCGGCTTTCATTGACATTAAAAACTGTTGTTACGTTCAACATTACGTTAGTAATGACCTAGTTCCCAACAATGATACTCCTGGCTATGACATGGCTTGTAGACAAGGAACTGTCATGGAGTTGAAATCACCTTGGTTAATTCCTGTCGATCACAGTTTTAATAGCCCAACTTACTGGAGTGCAATTAAAGGAGCATTCAGACAATTTAAAAGTAGGTAA
- a CDS encoding nucleoside deaminase — MFAVIYQGYIKPGRENEYREAWNQVARYFIEYRGAIGSCLHRTSEGLWIAYSRWPDKTTRDCSWPGENAPSEELPHEIRSAVLTIKDCLDSDRKIPEIGMDVIDDLLLSSNENESYYILSEEQEIIMNLVYEEVEKGIQEGNPPFAAVITDSENNILAAAHNQANTKQLAIAHAEIEAIQIACKVLGKKKLEGCILYANAESCAMCSTAIIKSGISQVFYGAPHEAGSNPDAHLLDINKKAQPRLKVYGGYMTNLTSRLKREEIN, encoded by the coding sequence ATGTTCGCAGTCATTTATCAAGGGTATATTAAACCTGGCAGGGAAAACGAGTATAGGGAAGCTTGGAATCAAGTGGCTCGCTATTTTATTGAATACCGGGGTGCAATTGGTTCCTGCTTGCATAGAACTTCTGAGGGGCTATGGATCGCCTATTCTCGATGGCCCGACAAAACAACAAGGGATTGCTCTTGGCCTGGAGAAAACGCGCCTTCGGAAGAATTACCTCATGAGATTAGAAGCGCTGTTCTTACTATCAAGGATTGTTTAGATTCCGATCGAAAAATCCCTGAAATAGGTATGGATGTGATCGACGATCTTCTTCTTTCTTCTAATGAAAATGAATCCTATTACATTTTATCCGAAGAACAAGAAATAATTATGAACTTGGTTTACGAAGAAGTTGAAAAAGGCATTCAAGAAGGGAATCCTCCCTTTGCAGCCGTCATCACGGATTCTGAAAATAATATTTTAGCTGCGGCCCATAACCAAGCCAATACAAAACAGCTTGCCATCGCCCATGCGGAAATAGAAGCCATCCAAATAGCCTGTAAGGTGCTTGGAAAGAAAAAGCTTGAAGGCTGCATTCTTTACGCTAATGCTGAATCTTGCGCCATGTGTTCAACCGCCATCATTAAATCCGGAATTTCTCAAGTTTTTTATGGCGCCCCTCATGAGGCCGGAAGTAATCCGGACGCCCATCTTCTTGATATCAATAAAAAAGCCCAACCTAGATTAAAGGTGTATGGGGGATATATGACAAATTTAACGAGCAGATTAAAAAGGGAAGAAATCAATTAA